The Methanoplanus sp. FWC-SCC4 genome has a window encoding:
- a CDS encoding ABC transporter substrate-binding protein — protein sequence MTIYLAMDDTDNLDSRGTGKLARAAASAIAKEYPVKGVTRHQLFVHEDIPFTSHNSCGVIHIEASGNDAKEWIFETAKEVMLDDFIDGSDPGIAVAGREDIKEPLISFGRDAQRVVLNQEKARTLAKNLGIRLEGLGGTEDGVIGTMAGLGLACTLNDGRYLMLGKIREMTGPAEVSTLLDAGIDVVYTMDGRRVNDGLIIIAEGKSAKPCPVDGRAVLFVEEIDGEYHAVKRG from the coding sequence ATGACAATTTATCTTGCGATGGATGATACTGACAACCTTGACTCACGGGGCACCGGAAAACTTGCCCGTGCAGCGGCATCGGCAATTGCAAAAGAATACCCGGTAAAGGGAGTAACCCGGCATCAGCTTTTTGTTCATGAGGACATCCCTTTTACATCGCATAACAGCTGCGGTGTAATTCATATTGAGGCATCCGGAAACGATGCAAAGGAATGGATATTTGAAACCGCAAAGGAAGTCATGCTTGATGACTTCATAGATGGCAGTGATCCCGGTATTGCAGTTGCCGGAAGAGAGGACATTAAGGAACCTCTGATATCCTTTGGACGTGATGCCCAGAGAGTTGTTTTGAACCAGGAAAAAGCCCGCACTCTTGCAAAGAATCTTGGGATCAGACTTGAAGGACTCGGAGGGACTGAAGACGGTGTCATTGGCACAATGGCGGGTCTGGGACTTGCATGCACCTTAAATGACGGACGTTACCTCATGCTTGGGAAAATACGCGAGATGACCGGCCCTGCCGAGGTTTCGACACTTCTTGATGCAGGAATTGATGTGGTATACACAATGGATGGCAGAAGAGTTAACGATGGTCTTATAATAATTGCCGAGGGCAAATCTGCAAAGCCCTGTCCTGTTGACGGCAGGGCCGTTCTTTTCGTTGAAGAGATAGACGGCGAATATCATGCCGTAAAGAGAGGATAG
- a CDS encoding ECF transporter S component has protein sequence MKKGYFSLYEIALLSLLGALIFVLKIVLKLPVHVPGHSGIFWMIPLILGLAIVKKPGAATYMGLISGILTSFFGIGALHVFDIFEYLSIGIATDICGYIFSYRFENPFVSVLTGVCANLFRMVVNYSVQLLLGVQGFFIILGIGLSSVSNIIFGGLGGLIAALLIRKLMTAGVIGEDETG, from the coding sequence ATGAAAAAAGGTTATTTTTCCCTGTATGAGATTGCCCTATTATCTCTTCTCGGTGCTTTGATATTTGTACTGAAGATTGTTCTTAAACTTCCTGTCCATGTACCGGGACACTCGGGAATATTCTGGATGATCCCGCTGATTTTAGGTCTTGCTATTGTGAAAAAGCCCGGTGCTGCAACATATATGGGTCTGATATCCGGTATACTCACTTCCTTCTTTGGGATAGGTGCTTTGCATGTATTTGATATATTTGAATATCTCTCAATAGGGATTGCGACTGATATTTGTGGATATATCTTTTCTTATCGGTTTGAAAACCCCTTTGTGTCAGTGCTTACCGGAGTATGTGCAAACCTCTTCAGAATGGTTGTTAACTATTCTGTCCAGCTTCTGCTTGGTGTTCAGGGATTCTTCATCATTCTTGGAATCGGTCTGAGTTCTGTTTCAAATATTATATTTGGCGGACTTGGTGGTCTGATTGCCGCCTTACTTATAAGAAAACTTATGACTGCGGGGGTTATCGGGGAAGATGAAACAGGGTGA
- a CDS encoding DUF58 domain-containing protein, with product MNKSKSCMLSGISGLSVNECIRKIQQIEIKTKKLSTGPYAGKHLSIFSGRGIDFTDIREYVPGDDVRSIDWKTTARFQTPYLRLFSEDRDQTFYLLIDRSGSQIFGREKSKDEKMLEISASIIFSSEAHRDATGLCMFTETVEKFIPAGKGRNHSVNLLNAIIKHNPEYPGTDIAQALRYMYNTLKRRSVIIVISDFEGDNFEKELSILSKKHEVYSLTISDMREEILPDIGLIRLQDSETGEIVIADTSDPVFCRNYSEIVLKENQEKEKILRRCNVKTLFIKTEEECESKSRYFFSGKGEVC from the coding sequence GTGAACAAATCCAAAAGCTGCATGTTATCAGGAATATCAGGACTCTCAGTGAATGAATGTATCAGGAAAATACAGCAAATTGAGATTAAAACAAAAAAACTTTCCACAGGTCCTTATGCAGGAAAACACCTCTCAATATTCAGCGGGAGAGGCATTGATTTTACAGACATCAGGGAATATGTTCCCGGGGATGATGTAAGGTCTATTGACTGGAAGACAACAGCCCGTTTTCAGACACCATACCTCCGCCTCTTTTCAGAGGACCGGGACCAGACATTTTACCTTTTAATTGACAGGTCCGGATCACAGATTTTTGGGAGGGAAAAAAGCAAGGATGAAAAAATGCTTGAGATATCCGCCTCAATCATTTTTTCCTCAGAGGCCCACAGGGATGCAACAGGACTATGCATGTTCACAGAGACAGTTGAGAAGTTCATCCCTGCAGGAAAAGGCAGGAACCACTCGGTAAACCTTCTGAATGCAATAATTAAACACAATCCCGAATATCCGGGTACAGATATTGCACAGGCTCTCCGATATATGTACAACACCCTCAAAAGAAGATCGGTAATTATAGTAATCTCAGATTTCGAAGGGGATAATTTTGAAAAAGAGCTTTCCATTCTTTCAAAAAAACATGAGGTGTATTCATTAACTATCTCTGACATGAGGGAAGAAATACTGCCCGATATAGGCTTAATCCGGTTGCAGGACTCTGAAACAGGCGAAATAGTCATTGCGGACACTTCTGATCCTGTTTTTTGCCGGAACTATTCTGAAATCGTTTTAAAAGAAAATCAGGAAAAGGAGAAAATTCTCCGCCGTTGCAATGTAAAAACTCTTTTTATAAAAACAGAAGAAGAATGTGAATCAAAATCACGGTATTTTTTCTCAGGAAAAGGGGAGGTCTGCTAA
- a CDS encoding AAA family ATPase encodes MISNSNEENAADYSKDLKKLENEIKKVIIGQEEVIDSVIISLAAGGHVLLEGVPGIAKTLLIKTLSESIGSSFARIQFTPDLLPADITGTKIYQQKTGGFETIKGPVFSNIVLADEINRAPPKVQSALLEAMQEKQVTIQGETYRLDTPFFVLATQNPIESEGTYPLPEAQTDRFMLKILMDYPCVEDEMKIIRRFTGTAPPVPEQIISKERILEIQQFVRSIYTDETVDRYVAEIVDATRHPEKYGLDLKDYIQNGASPRASINLILCSKAAALTDGRVHSTPDDVRKVAHDVLRHRILLNYEAHADRITPDNIIDSILSKVTVP; translated from the coding sequence ATGATTTCCAACAGCAATGAAGAAAATGCGGCAGATTATTCTAAGGATTTAAAAAAGCTTGAAAATGAGATTAAAAAGGTAATCATCGGACAGGAGGAGGTAATTGACTCGGTGATAATATCTCTTGCGGCAGGTGGCCACGTCCTTTTGGAAGGTGTTCCCGGAATTGCAAAAACCCTTCTGATAAAGACGCTTTCAGAGTCAATAGGATCTTCCTTTGCAAGAATCCAGTTCACCCCCGATCTCCTTCCGGCAGACATTACAGGCACCAAAATATACCAGCAGAAAACCGGAGGCTTTGAAACGATAAAGGGGCCTGTTTTCAGCAACATTGTCCTTGCAGATGAGATAAACCGGGCACCCCCAAAAGTTCAGTCAGCACTTTTAGAGGCAATGCAGGAGAAACAGGTCACAATCCAGGGAGAAACATACCGCCTTGACACTCCGTTTTTTGTTCTGGCCACACAAAACCCGATTGAGTCGGAGGGAACATACCCTCTGCCCGAAGCACAGACTGACAGGTTTATGCTAAAAATTCTGATGGATTACCCGTGTGTTGAAGATGAAATGAAAATAATCAGGAGGTTTACCGGCACAGCACCCCCGGTTCCCGAACAGATCATTTCAAAAGAGCGGATTCTTGAAATTCAACAGTTTGTCAGATCAATATATACCGATGAGACTGTTGACAGATATGTGGCTGAAATTGTTGATGCAACAAGACACCCTGAAAAGTACGGGCTGGATCTAAAGGATTACATTCAAAACGGTGCTTCTCCAAGGGCATCAATAAACCTCATACTCTGTTCCAAGGCAGCGGCACTTACAGACGGAAGAGTTCACTCAACACCTGATGATGTCAGGAAGGTTGCTCATGATGTTTTAAGACACAGAATCCTGTTAAATTATGAGGCACATGCCGACAGGATTACACCTGACAATATAATAGACAGTATTCTCTCAAAGGTGACTGTCCCGTGA
- a CDS encoding Ig-like domain-containing protein produces the protein MRKQSIDHIKLTTLFALICLLAVAVFASPAAAETTTLPSHTDIYVEAENSIAYDSYGNQTYHILFKSEFQGLNALHVSETPEFSRDTESFIQTGKKEGTFFLPTDGGKGYYDALLLMVAVNGTIPDDFRLDINSSGYQWEGNSVIEAAPVYENISYKSGALKASFTKDNFTYGPQIWRPAGCANYPIYKGQNMTDTENTFSLMFIDLNVGSINKEKFDANATIIDNGFAKVEYSFSNLNSAAAISVYGYRNALKNIEWTQDADKGGILISQTVPPIPGEPIAISVEVAPGIITVNPGKTQQFSATVYDQYNKPMNNVEISWSFTNPAIGEINGEGLFTSSGKGSGTIVASAGEIKGTASVTVANEIVDPGAMSEENGLYVKVSNENGARYDKYGNDTYFMQFGGGLNAMKITDVSDDATPKIIKTNSTTGTFYLTDTGGQGRKDNAILLLAVNGTIPDDFEVEITATGYRWTEADVSNRTFVGAAYTETFDKDDFLYTPQGWRPPKVKNIALYSGQDINTENDYKLMFIDLYTGIVGFNNDDINHGMLKVDYSFNKLETFATFNIYGWLASSNQAPGIIGWANNGLSGCYVTGEVPYVDSVAVTPSNPVLKKDTTYQFSASALNSTSGKVYNTDYEWSVTDPTVGTVTDTGLFTAVKAGTTELSVSAGGKTSQITVNVIESDPVLSEITLSPENKAIRPGKTIEFSAKGLTAEGYEIPSTEFTWTSSNATVGVIDKSGLFTSDKEGKTTITVSSGDITKTTEVTVSENDIVPSRIVLIPDTVEELYQGDLQQFTVTAYDDANVIIEDPKCEWSVSDNTIGTIDSDGLFTALKTGDTRITITIKGVTAGADITVGESSDWTLTVNTEEQKIITKDQFISLSKNESASYTDYTGKIWEGVSLKTIVGLVDDEDENTFNTELAGKGYTITIPGKYSHRKGDRDTTVTVRSTELLEANNLILAYRLDGKEIRELAIYDSPAGQKMTYWPLNFVGSNQECRRVSEITIDLPKIDDIAVSPDVAVLRAGEKQDFNATVYDQYDNVMDVTDITWSVEDNSIGTIDIKTGLFTSSKAGNTNITASKDAFSGKAILRVVPADHQPKTWYVDASGSGDYENLTDAVSAAYDWDVIVVKPGTYTENLVIDKFLTIKSEDDPALVNIIPADTHIDTITVSIDDVKISGLNVSAGYSSKDFSTRNHAAIMLNGVSGCEISDNIVNTGWFGIASIGGGSNNLHDNTVENSIYHIYLEDSSENLVSDNYVFSKSSSGTGIYAKSNSEKNEISNNNVKGGTNGIWFSSANKNTADKNTISDASTSGFRIDSSSESIITNNSVSCRMYAFYLNSAVNNLLESNTITDSQRVFGILGISTGNRFIKNDISRISYTAIYMGGAKSTGNIFSMNSFNVPSDKIIYDRDNTAQIWKENSQTSYSYNGRNFKNFAGNYWTGYEGQDQDGNGIGDTPFTINDANIDEYPLVKPHNRYADEIIDDGKKTEKKVIDSSNANLTKKENGKTEVRVKKGKAVVTNGTEIEVPGNGFRLKFETDEPVTEEGDEITGEVSDIVLETAPVDTMLSDLGQVSGAVELELNGIPDAAALETTIEKGAPEEGASFQIAATNAGLKIKDVAYSMKIVKTNLNNGRDIKSAKINMVVPKSWVDANGGINSVRIIRVSEEGTKEVLETIYKGTNGDNLLFEGVSPHGLSTFGLAAVTAENTPSPDTGSSSSYTSGGKSSLGIDSAEKIIAGEKVTFELDQSAVSSVSVLPKEDLAKIMITTEKGKKPDGADNPEEAVYQYIVIKDYYTTPGSIEMATIKFSVPETWMDDCKASPDKVKLLIYDSSEEEWRALSTVYEDTENGVLNYYADTDRFGYFAIFAEDSVIPDTSKTTEEKSVNNRDKDENTPDTNTNKDTTKSNKAPLLSGYLMVFGVIAMILSIAMVSRRK, from the coding sequence ATGAGAAAACAGAGTATTGACCATATAAAGCTTACGACATTGTTTGCTTTAATCTGCCTGCTGGCAGTTGCAGTTTTTGCATCCCCCGCAGCAGCAGAAACTACAACCTTGCCTTCGCACACAGACATTTATGTCGAAGCGGAGAACAGTATCGCATATGACAGTTATGGAAATCAGACCTATCACATATTATTCAAAAGTGAATTTCAGGGTCTGAATGCACTTCATGTCAGTGAAACTCCGGAATTCTCAAGAGATACCGAGAGTTTTATTCAGACTGGTAAAAAAGAGGGAACTTTCTTCCTGCCAACAGACGGTGGAAAAGGGTACTACGATGCACTTTTGCTGATGGTTGCAGTCAACGGAACAATCCCTGACGATTTCAGGCTTGACATCAACTCAAGCGGATACCAGTGGGAAGGAAATTCCGTTATAGAAGCAGCTCCTGTGTATGAAAACATATCATACAAATCAGGTGCATTAAAAGCATCATTTACAAAAGATAACTTCACATACGGACCGCAAATCTGGCGTCCTGCCGGATGTGCCAATTACCCGATATACAAAGGCCAGAACATGACAGACACTGAAAACACTTTCAGCCTGATGTTTATTGACCTTAATGTGGGTTCCATCAACAAAGAAAAATTCGATGCCAATGCAACGATTATTGACAACGGATTTGCAAAGGTTGAATACTCTTTTAGTAATCTCAACTCAGCTGCTGCAATTAGTGTCTATGGATACCGTAACGCTCTTAAAAACATAGAATGGACACAGGATGCAGATAAAGGCGGCATATTAATTTCACAGACAGTACCGCCCATCCCAGGTGAACCAATAGCCATATCTGTTGAGGTTGCTCCGGGAATCATTACTGTAAACCCCGGCAAAACACAGCAGTTTTCTGCAACTGTTTATGATCAGTACAATAAACCCATGAATAATGTGGAAATTTCATGGTCATTCACAAATCCTGCAATCGGAGAAATTAACGGGGAAGGACTTTTCACCTCCTCAGGAAAAGGCAGCGGAACTATTGTTGCCTCTGCCGGAGAAATAAAAGGAACAGCATCAGTAACAGTTGCAAATGAGATTGTGGATCCCGGTGCAATGTCTGAGGAAAACGGTCTTTATGTAAAAGTATCCAACGAAAACGGCGCCAGATATGACAAGTACGGAAATGACACCTACTTCATGCAGTTTGGCGGCGGTCTAAACGCAATGAAAATCACAGACGTTTCTGATGATGCAACACCAAAGATCATTAAAACAAATTCTACAACAGGAACATTTTATCTGACCGACACAGGCGGACAGGGAAGAAAGGACAACGCCATACTGCTCCTTGCAGTCAACGGAACAATTCCGGATGACTTTGAAGTGGAGATAACCGCAACCGGTTACAGGTGGACTGAAGCAGATGTATCAAATAGAACATTTGTAGGTGCAGCATACACTGAAACATTTGACAAGGACGACTTTTTATACACCCCACAGGGATGGAGACCTCCAAAAGTTAAAAACATCGCATTATACAGCGGGCAGGATATAAACACGGAAAATGACTACAAACTGATGTTTATTGATCTCTACACAGGCATTGTCGGATTCAACAATGATGACATCAACCACGGAATGCTCAAAGTTGACTACAGCTTTAATAAACTCGAAACCTTTGCCACATTCAACATTTACGGATGGCTTGCATCAAGCAACCAGGCACCCGGAATCATCGGATGGGCAAACAACGGTTTAAGCGGATGTTATGTAACAGGTGAAGTTCCGTATGTTGACTCTGTTGCAGTCACACCTTCAAATCCGGTGCTCAAAAAGGATACCACATATCAGTTTTCAGCATCTGCACTGAATTCAACATCAGGCAAAGTTTACAATACCGACTATGAATGGTCAGTAACAGACCCGACAGTCGGTACAGTTACTGATACAGGACTGTTTACAGCAGTAAAAGCCGGCACAACCGAACTCAGTGTCAGTGCAGGCGGCAAAACCTCACAAATTACAGTTAATGTAATCGAATCCGACCCTGTCCTTTCAGAAATTACACTCTCGCCTGAAAACAAGGCAATACGCCCCGGGAAAACAATTGAATTTTCAGCAAAGGGACTGACAGCAGAAGGATACGAGATCCCTTCAACAGAGTTCACATGGACAAGTTCAAACGCAACAGTCGGAGTTATTGACAAATCAGGACTTTTTACATCAGATAAGGAAGGAAAAACAACAATAACAGTTTCCTCAGGCGATATAACAAAAACAACAGAAGTAACAGTCAGTGAAAATGACATAGTTCCTTCAAGAATCGTTCTTATACCAGACACTGTTGAAGAACTCTATCAGGGAGACTTACAGCAATTCACGGTTACCGCATATGACGATGCGAATGTCATTATTGAAGATCCAAAATGTGAATGGTCTGTTTCTGATAACACCATAGGAACAATTGACAGTGACGGTCTCTTCACGGCATTAAAAACCGGAGATACAAGAATCACTATCACAATCAAAGGTGTTACAGCAGGTGCTGACATAACAGTCGGTGAATCATCAGACTGGACACTTACAGTAAACACAGAAGAACAGAAAATAATCACAAAGGATCAGTTCATATCACTCTCAAAGAATGAATCAGCATCATACACAGATTATACGGGAAAAATCTGGGAAGGTGTAAGCCTTAAAACCATAGTTGGTCTTGTGGATGACGAAGATGAAAATACCTTCAACACAGAACTTGCAGGTAAAGGTTACACAATAACAATCCCCGGAAAATACAGCCACAGAAAAGGAGACAGAGATACAACAGTAACTGTAAGAAGCACAGAACTTCTTGAAGCTAACAATCTCATTCTCGCATACAGACTCGACGGGAAGGAGATCAGGGAATTAGCAATATACGATTCACCTGCAGGACAAAAGATGACATACTGGCCTTTAAACTTCGTCGGCTCAAATCAGGAATGCCGCCGTGTCAGTGAAATTACAATAGACCTTCCAAAGATTGACGACATCGCAGTATCACCTGATGTTGCAGTGCTCCGTGCCGGTGAAAAACAGGATTTCAATGCAACAGTATATGACCAGTATGACAATGTAATGGATGTAACAGACATCACATGGTCAGTTGAAGACAACAGCATAGGAACAATTGACATAAAAACAGGTCTGTTTACATCATCAAAAGCAGGAAATACAAACATAACAGCCTCTAAAGATGCATTTTCCGGAAAAGCAATACTCAGAGTTGTCCCGGCAGACCACCAGCCCAAAACATGGTATGTTGATGCTTCAGGCAGCGGCGATTATGAAAACCTAACTGACGCAGTAAGCGCTGCATATGACTGGGATGTAATTGTTGTAAAACCCGGAACCTACACAGAAAACCTGGTTATCGATAAATTCCTGACAATTAAATCAGAAGATGACCCTGCTTTGGTGAACATAATTCCGGCAGATACACACATTGACACAATCACTGTATCAATTGATGATGTGAAAATATCAGGACTTAATGTATCAGCAGGCTACAGTTCCAAAGATTTCAGTACAAGAAACCATGCAGCCATAATGCTCAACGGTGTTTCAGGATGTGAAATTTCAGATAACATTGTCAATACAGGATGGTTTGGTATTGCATCAATTGGCGGCGGTTCAAACAACCTGCATGACAACACAGTGGAAAATTCAATTTACCACATATATCTTGAAGATTCATCAGAGAATTTGGTTTCTGACAACTATGTTTTCTCTAAATCATCATCAGGAACAGGAATTTATGCAAAATCAAACTCAGAAAAGAATGAAATTTCCAACAATAATGTAAAGGGCGGAACTAACGGTATCTGGTTCTCCTCAGCAAATAAAAATACAGCTGATAAAAACACAATTTCAGACGCAAGTACATCAGGATTCAGAATTGACAGCTCATCAGAGAGCATAATCACCAACAATTCAGTAAGCTGCAGAATGTATGCTTTCTACCTGAACAGTGCTGTAAACAATCTCCTTGAATCAAACACAATTACCGATTCTCAGAGAGTCTTTGGAATACTTGGTATTTCAACAGGAAACAGATTTATTAAAAATGATATTTCCCGGATATCCTATACCGCAATTTACATGGGAGGAGCTAAATCCACAGGAAACATCTTCTCAATGAACTCCTTCAATGTTCCGTCAGACAAAATCATATATGACAGGGATAATACCGCCCAGATATGGAAGGAAAACTCGCAGACATCATACAGTTACAATGGCCGGAATTTCAAAAATTTTGCTGGAAATTACTGGACAGGATATGAGGGTCAGGACCAGGACGGCAACGGAATAGGAGACACTCCGTTTACAATCAACGATGCAAACATAGATGAATACCCGCTTGTAAAACCACACAACAGATATGCTGATGAGATCATCGATGACGGTAAAAAGACAGAGAAAAAGGTCATCGATTCATCTAATGCAAATTTGACGAAGAAGGAAAACGGCAAAACAGAGGTCAGGGTAAAGAAAGGCAAAGCTGTTGTAACAAACGGAACTGAGATCGAAGTTCCGGGCAACGGTTTCAGACTTAAATTTGAGACTGACGAGCCTGTAACTGAAGAAGGAGACGAGATTACAGGAGAGGTAAGCGACATTGTTCTTGAAACAGCACCCGTTGACACCATGTTAAGCGATCTCGGACAGGTTTCCGGAGCGGTAGAGCTTGAATTAAACGGCATACCTGACGCAGCGGCCCTTGAGACAACAATTGAGAAGGGAGCTCCCGAGGAAGGTGCATCATTCCAGATTGCCGCAACAAATGCAGGTCTGAAAATAAAGGACGTTGCATACTCAATGAAGATTGTAAAAACCAATCTTAACAACGGAAGGGATATCAAATCCGCAAAGATCAACATGGTTGTTCCAAAATCATGGGTGGACGCAAACGGCGGAATTAATTCTGTAAGAATCATCCGTGTTTCGGAAGAGGGCACAAAAGAGGTCTTAGAGACAATCTACAAAGGAACCAACGGAGATAACCTGTTGTTTGAAGGTGTATCACCACACGGTCTTTCAACATTTGGTCTTGCAGCTGTAACTGCTGAAAACACCCCGTCACCGGACACAGGCAGTAGCAGCTCTTACACATCAGGAGGAAAGAGCTCACTTGGAATTGATTCTGCAGAAAAGATTATTGCAGGAGAAAAAGTCACTTTTGAACTGGATCAGTCAGCTGTAAGCTCAGTCTCGGTTCTTCCAAAAGAAGACCTTGCAAAGATAATGATTACAACTGAGAAAGGTAAAAAGCCGGACGGGGCAGACAATCCAGAAGAAGCAGTCTATCAGTATATTGTGATTAAAGACTACTACACCACTCCCGGGTCAATTGAAATGGCAACCATAAAATTCTCAGTACCGGAAACCTGGATGGACGATTGCAAAGCATCACCGGATAAAGTTAAACTCCTCATATACGACTCTTCAGAAGAAGAGTGGAGGGCTCTCTCAACTGTTTATGAGGATACTGAAAACGGAGTTCTGAATTACTACGCAGACACAGACAGATTCGGTTACTTTGCAATATTTGCAGAAGATTCTGTCATACCGGACACATCAAAAACAACCGAAGAAAAGTCAGTGAACAACCGGGACAAAGATGAAAACACTCCGGATACAAACACAAACAAAGATACCACAAAATCTAACAAAGCACCGCTTTTATCAGGATATCTTATGGTATTTGGAGTTATTGCAATGATTCTGTCTATTGCAATGGTTTCCAGAAGAAAATAA
- a CDS encoding ABC transporter ATP-binding protein encodes MKQGDPLIRVCSLDYSYTSSIFPGKKALQGISLEIYPGETVLIAGPSGSGKSTLIKCLNGLIPNSGKGKMTGKVFINGMDTSVHSVPEISRVSGYVFQNPDYQIITNEVDSEIAFGPEQAGIPPEDIEKRISRVTNLLGITHLRGRETTALSWGEMQKVAIASVLVMEPKILLMDEPFSGLDSESASYLLGIIRDISKSGRIATVIIEHRADMALSSVNRLVALNSGQIIYDGPACACPDDIIEKMDGGYDLPSTQSGKNYGVSSPGFAGVSFGKQDNKPSVVLRDVSYHYPGSSSDALCCVNVSFYPYEIVAVCGANGSGKSTLAKHINGLLKPDSGEVYIFDENIGGKTVAEVARYVSLVSQHADSQLFEETIERELSFGPKNLGFDERETGMSVDEVMELVGISHLGKGARPLKLSVGEKQRVAIASHLTMKAPVVIMDEPTLGLDLPLKKRLAETLISMKKEGKCIIIITHDMRFADFCADRKYFCENGRISCINN; translated from the coding sequence ATGAAACAGGGTGATCCGTTAATCCGCGTTTGTTCGCTTGATTATTCATACACCTCATCCATATTTCCCGGTAAAAAAGCACTTCAGGGAATTAGTCTTGAAATTTACCCTGGTGAAACTGTTTTAATTGCCGGGCCAAGCGGTTCGGGGAAATCTACTCTTATAAAATGTCTTAACGGCTTAATCCCCAACTCCGGGAAGGGAAAAATGACCGGGAAAGTATTCATTAACGGCATGGACACATCCGTACATTCCGTGCCTGAGATATCCCGGGTTTCGGGCTATGTATTTCAGAATCCTGATTATCAGATAATAACAAATGAGGTGGATTCAGAGATTGCTTTTGGGCCTGAACAGGCAGGTATTCCTCCAGAAGATATTGAGAAACGTATCTCCAGGGTTACGAATCTCCTTGGGATAACACACCTTCGCGGCCGTGAGACAACCGCCCTGTCATGGGGTGAGATGCAGAAGGTCGCTATTGCATCGGTTCTTGTAATGGAACCGAAGATTCTTTTAATGGATGAGCCTTTCTCAGGCCTTGATTCTGAATCGGCATCTTACCTTTTGGGCATAATCAGGGATATTTCAAAAAGCGGCCGGATTGCAACAGTTATTATAGAGCACAGGGCTGATATGGCTTTATCATCCGTAAACCGGCTTGTTGCATTAAACTCAGGACAGATAATTTATGACGGCCCTGCCTGTGCATGTCCGGATGATATTATCGAAAAAATGGACGGAGGCTATGATCTCCCTTCCACGCAGTCAGGAAAGAATTACGGGGTGAGCAGCCCCGGTTTTGCCGGAGTCAGTTTTGGAAAACAGGATAATAAACCATCTGTTGTGTTAAGAGATGTTTCTTATCATTATCCGGGGAGCAGTAGTGATGCCCTCTGTTGTGTGAATGTATCATTTTACCCGTACGAGATTGTCGCAGTCTGCGGTGCGAACGGTTCGGGGAAAAGCACTCTGGCGAAGCACATCAATGGTCTTTTAAAGCCTGATTCCGGAGAGGTTTACATTTTTGATGAAAATATTGGCGGGAAAACCGTTGCTGAAGTTGCACGCTATGTCTCGCTTGTCTCACAGCATGCGGATTCGCAGCTTTTTGAGGAAACTATTGAAAGAGAACTTTCTTTCGGGCCAAAAAACCTTGGGTTTGATGAGCGGGAAACCGGTATGTCAGTTGATGAGGTCATGGAGCTTGTCGGAATTTCCCATCTTGGAAAAGGTGCAAGACCACTGAAACTCTCAGTAGGTGAGAAACAAAGAGTTGCAATTGCCAGTCACCTTACTATGAAAGCGCCTGTTGTTATCATGGATGAGCCGACGCTGGGTCTTGATCTCCCACTGAAAAAAAGACTTGCAGAGACTCTAATATCAATGAAAAAAGAGGGTAAGTGCATAATTATCATAACACACGATATGAGGTTTGCAGATTTCTGTGCCGACAGGAAATATTTCTGTGAAAATGGCCGCATTTCCTGTATCAACAACTGA